One part of the Streptomyces sp. AM 2-1-1 genome encodes these proteins:
- a CDS encoding nitrate- and nitrite sensing domain-containing protein codes for MRFRGKSIRRKIAALLLVPLVSLTALWAFATYVTGRQANQLMNASAIVEKVGHPLEEAVRSLQDERRQTLVFLADPRASDALPLLRRQHAVTDRTVAEIRDGAGRDDIREELSSDAQGRLDAVLSAADGLPALRRSVENRGITRLRALDFYDRLVDPAYRFLTGLRTMEHVSLDKQVRALVGVSRARELLSREDALVASGLLTSRLTDADLRQVAALVAQRELLYQVNLDMLPAAERLRVERFWASPDTEPLRTAENALVAGGEARDRAGIDPARWQRAAPPVLDRLANDYTEMTNRFQDRAQPAGYRVLALAGVAGVLGFLALLVSVFVSVRIGRELVRDLSRLRKEAHEASGVRLPGVMRRLAAGEQIDVETEAPHLSYEPDEIGQVGQALNTLQRAAVEAAVKQADMRRGVSEVFVNLARRNQVLLHRQLTLLDAMERRTESDEELADLFRLDHLTTRMRRHAEGLVILSGAAPSRQWRKPVQLMDVVRAAVAEVEDYERIEVRRLPRIGVGGPAVTDLTHLIAELLENATAFSPPHTGVQVHGERVSNGFTLEIHDRGLGMTPEILLDANLRLAETPDFELSDTDRLGLFVVSRLAQRQKVRVSLQKSPYGGTTAVVFIPAALLTEAPETHGTGFRLDRRTERALPGPRREQRTPGSPSPLSPAPGGNVPIDGPVELEAPVGPRERASAARDRDRALDPALSPVLDGLGDLEDSESERGGLFRARSPRRSGAPRRGDEPEQHQQAGDEREGPAPAVRPMRFDGPAPLPRRTPPSLVAEHGRRIGAPRPGGPTRSVPREADAAPAVPPAPSLTPAPAPAPPPSWPDAEPVSVRATHDTVGGLPRRIRQASLVPQLREEAEDRTAQEAPATERDDVQREAEHVRDRMASLQRGWQRGRRQNAGETTDTGDSDPGPPPGGDGR; via the coding sequence ATGCGCTTTCGCGGGAAGTCCATCCGCAGGAAGATCGCGGCACTGCTTCTCGTGCCCCTCGTCTCCCTCACCGCGCTCTGGGCGTTCGCCACCTACGTGACCGGGCGCCAGGCCAACCAGTTGATGAACGCGAGCGCCATCGTCGAGAAGGTGGGCCACCCCCTGGAGGAGGCGGTCCGCTCCCTCCAGGACGAACGCCGCCAGACACTCGTCTTCCTCGCGGACCCCCGGGCCTCCGACGCGCTGCCGCTGCTGCGCCGTCAGCACGCGGTCACCGACCGGACGGTGGCCGAGATCCGCGACGGTGCCGGCCGCGACGACATCCGCGAAGAGCTGAGCAGCGACGCCCAGGGCCGCCTCGACGCCGTACTCAGCGCGGCCGACGGTCTCCCCGCGCTCCGCCGGTCGGTGGAGAACCGGGGCATAACCCGACTGCGCGCCCTGGACTTCTACGACCGTCTCGTCGACCCCGCCTACCGCTTCCTCACCGGTCTGCGCACCATGGAACACGTCTCCCTGGACAAGCAGGTCCGCGCGCTGGTCGGGGTCTCCCGGGCCCGCGAACTCCTCTCCCGCGAAGACGCGTTGGTCGCCTCCGGCCTCCTCACCTCACGGCTCACCGACGCCGATCTGCGCCAGGTGGCCGCCCTCGTCGCCCAGCGCGAACTGCTCTACCAGGTCAACCTGGACATGCTCCCCGCCGCCGAGCGCCTGCGCGTCGAACGGTTCTGGGCCTCTCCCGACACCGAGCCCCTGCGCACCGCCGAGAACGCCCTCGTCGCGGGCGGCGAGGCCCGGGACCGCGCGGGCATCGACCCGGCACGCTGGCAGCGCGCCGCGCCCCCGGTCCTGGACCGGCTGGCCAACGACTACACCGAGATGACCAACCGCTTCCAGGACCGGGCCCAACCCGCCGGCTACCGGGTGCTCGCCCTCGCCGGAGTGGCCGGGGTCCTCGGCTTCCTGGCCCTGCTCGTCTCGGTCTTCGTCTCGGTACGGATCGGGCGCGAGCTGGTCCGCGACCTCTCCCGGCTCCGCAAGGAGGCCCACGAGGCGTCGGGGGTACGCCTGCCGGGCGTCATGCGCCGGCTCGCGGCGGGGGAGCAGATCGACGTGGAGACCGAGGCACCGCACCTGAGTTACGAACCCGACGAGATCGGGCAGGTCGGCCAGGCGCTCAACACCCTCCAGCGGGCCGCCGTCGAAGCCGCCGTCAAGCAGGCCGACATGCGGCGCGGGGTCTCCGAGGTCTTCGTCAACCTCGCCCGCCGCAACCAGGTGCTGCTGCACCGGCAACTGACCCTGCTCGACGCGATGGAGCGGCGTACCGAGAGCGACGAGGAGCTCGCCGACCTCTTCCGCCTCGACCACCTCACCACCCGCATGCGCCGGCACGCCGAGGGCCTGGTGATCCTCTCCGGCGCCGCTCCGTCCCGCCAGTGGCGCAAGCCGGTCCAGCTGATGGACGTGGTGCGAGCAGCCGTCGCGGAGGTCGAGGACTACGAGCGGATCGAGGTGCGCAGGCTCCCGCGCATCGGCGTCGGCGGACCGGCCGTCACCGACCTGACCCACCTCATCGCCGAACTGCTGGAGAATGCCACGGCGTTCTCCCCGCCCCACACCGGCGTGCAGGTGCACGGCGAACGCGTCTCCAACGGCTTCACGCTCGAGATCCACGACCGCGGACTCGGCATGACCCCCGAGATCCTGCTGGACGCGAATCTGCGGCTCGCCGAGACCCCCGATTTCGAACTCTCCGACACCGACCGGCTCGGCCTCTTCGTCGTCAGTCGGCTGGCCCAGCGCCAGAAGGTGCGCGTCTCGCTGCAGAAGTCCCCGTACGGCGGCACCACGGCGGTCGTCTTCATCCCCGCGGCGCTGCTCACCGAGGCACCGGAGACGCACGGCACCGGCTTCCGGCTCGACCGCAGGACCGAGCGCGCCCTGCCCGGGCCGCGCCGCGAGCAGCGGACCCCCGGCTCACCGTCCCCGCTCTCCCCGGCTCCGGGGGGGAACGTGCCGATCGACGGGCCGGTCGAGCTGGAGGCGCCGGTGGGGCCGCGCGAACGCGCGTCGGCCGCCCGCGACCGGGACCGGGCGCTCGACCCTGCCCTCTCCCCGGTCCTCGACGGCCTCGGCGATCTGGAGGACAGCGAGAGCGAGCGCGGCGGCCTCTTCCGCGCCCGGTCCCCGCGCCGCAGCGGTGCCCCGCGCCGGGGAGACGAACCGGAGCAGCACCAGCAGGCGGGCGACGAGCGCGAGGGCCCCGCGCCGGCCGTCCGCCCGATGCGGTTCGACGGTCCCGCGCCGCTGCCCCGCCGCACGCCGCCCTCCCTCGTCGCCGAGCACGGCCGCCGCATCGGCGCCCCCCGGCCCGGCGGGCCCACCCGCTCGGTCCCCCGGGAAGCCGACGCGGCCCCGGCCGTGCCCCCGGCCCCCTCCCTGACCCCGGCCCCCGCTCCGGCGCCCCCGCCGTCGTGGCCGGACGCCGAGCCCGTGTCGGTCCGGGCCACCCACGACACCGTCGGTGGCCTGCCCCGGCGCATCCGCCAGGCGAGCCTCGTGCCGCAGCTCCGCGAGGAGGCGGAGGACCGCACCGCGCAGGAGGCCCCCGCCACCGAACGCGACGACGTCCAGCGCGAGGCCGAACACGTACGCGACCGCATGGCCTCGCTCCAGCGCGGCTGGCAGCGAGGACGCCGGCAGAACGCAGGCGAGACGACCGACACGGGCGACTCAGACCCAGGACCACCACCGGGAGGGGACGGTCGATGA
- a CDS encoding roadblock/LC7 domain-containing protein has product MTAPHAAAHDSERRGSGELNWLLDELVDRVSSIRQALVLSRDGLATGTSRDLSREDSEHLAAVASGFHSLAKGVGRHFDAGQVRQTVVELDEAFLFVTAAGDGSCLAVLADADSDVGQVAYEMTLMVKRVGAHLVNAPRTSGTSSGG; this is encoded by the coding sequence ATGACCGCACCGCACGCCGCCGCACACGACTCCGAACGCAGGGGGTCGGGCGAACTCAACTGGCTGCTCGACGAACTCGTCGACCGGGTGTCCAGCATCCGCCAGGCGCTGGTCCTGTCGCGGGACGGACTCGCCACCGGCACATCCCGGGACCTGAGCCGGGAGGACAGCGAACACCTCGCCGCCGTCGCCTCCGGTTTCCACAGCCTGGCCAAGGGGGTCGGCCGTCACTTCGACGCGGGCCAGGTGCGCCAGACGGTCGTCGAGCTCGACGAGGCGTTCCTCTTCGTCACCGCGGCCGGCGACGGAAGCTGCCTCGCCGTGCTGGCCGACGCGGACTCCGACGTGGGCCAGGTGGCGTACGAGATGACGCTCATGGTCAAGCGCGTGGGGGCCCACCTGGTCAACGCACCCCGAACCTCCGGTACGTCCTCCGGAGGGTGA
- a CDS encoding DUF742 domain-containing protein, with product MSADPAGDTVPGSPAAASGVRSLPWFDADAGPVVRPYAMTRGRTGGAVRLRLDLIAVVVPEPAADDPDRDATLSPEHVEIVELCCAVPQSIAELAAGLDLPVGVVRVLVADLVDEALVQVTRPVPPAELPDVNLLREVINGLRAL from the coding sequence ATGAGCGCAGACCCGGCCGGGGACACCGTCCCCGGATCGCCGGCCGCCGCCTCCGGCGTCCGCTCCCTGCCCTGGTTCGACGCGGACGCGGGGCCGGTGGTGCGCCCGTACGCGATGACCCGGGGACGCACCGGCGGCGCCGTCCGCCTGAGACTCGATCTGATAGCGGTCGTCGTCCCCGAGCCCGCCGCCGACGACCCGGACCGCGACGCGACCCTCTCCCCGGAGCACGTGGAGATCGTCGAACTCTGCTGCGCCGTGCCCCAGTCGATCGCCGAACTGGCCGCCGGTCTGGACCTCCCCGTCGGGGTGGTGCGGGTCCTGGTGGCCGATCTCGTCGACGAGGCGCTGGTGCAGGTGACCCGACCCGTTCCGCCGGCCGAGCTGCCGGACGTGAACCTTCTGCGCGAGGTGATCAATGGCCTTCGGGCGCTCTGA
- a CDS encoding ATP/GTP-binding protein, which produces MAFGRSDRRRRTAAPVTLKILVAGGFGVGKTTLVGAVSEIRPLRTEEHLTEAGRPVDDITGVETKRTTTVAMDFGRITLREELVLYLFGTPGQERFWFLWDELAQGSLGAVVLADTRRLEECFSAVDYFERRSIPFAVAVNCFEGAETFPTGIVRAALDLGRDVPVLLCDARDRSSVRDVLVELVEHALARAARPREPADA; this is translated from the coding sequence ATGGCCTTCGGGCGCTCTGACCGCCGCAGGCGGACCGCCGCGCCCGTCACCCTGAAGATCCTGGTGGCGGGCGGCTTCGGCGTGGGCAAGACGACGCTGGTGGGCGCGGTCAGCGAGATCAGACCGCTGCGCACGGAGGAGCACCTCACCGAGGCCGGGCGGCCCGTCGACGACATCACCGGGGTGGAGACCAAGCGGACCACCACCGTGGCGATGGACTTCGGGCGCATCACCCTCCGCGAGGAGCTGGTGCTCTACCTCTTCGGCACCCCGGGGCAGGAACGTTTCTGGTTCCTCTGGGACGAGTTGGCGCAGGGCTCGCTGGGCGCAGTCGTCCTCGCGGACACCCGCCGCCTGGAGGAGTGCTTCTCGGCCGTCGACTACTTCGAACGCCGGTCGATCCCGTTCGCGGTGGCCGTCAACTGCTTCGAAGGGGCGGAGACCTTCCCCACCGGCATCGTGCGGGCCGCGCTCGACCTCGGGCGGGACGTCCCGGTCCTGCTCTGCGACGCCCGTGACCGGTCCTCGGTCCGCGACGTCCTGGTGGAGCTGGTCGAGCACGCGCTCGCCCGGGCCGCGCGTCCCCGGGAACCCGCCGACGCCTGA
- a CDS encoding DUF962 domain-containing protein, with product MTQQTFDSYDEFWPYYVAMHSKAATRWVHLTGTLTGLALTVYGLARGRKRYAAALPLIGYGTAWPAHFLIEGNNPATFGHPAWSLRGDARMIATMLAGRDAELAETAAKWLAENTGRNAAG from the coding sequence ATGACGCAGCAGACGTTCGATTCGTACGATGAGTTCTGGCCCTACTACGTCGCGATGCACTCGAAGGCGGCGACGCGGTGGGTCCATCTGACCGGAACGCTGACCGGGCTCGCGCTCACGGTCTACGGGCTGGCGCGCGGCCGGAAGCGGTACGCGGCCGCCCTGCCGCTCATCGGTTACGGGACGGCGTGGCCCGCCCATTTCCTGATCGAGGGGAACAATCCGGCAACCTTCGGCCACCCGGCCTGGTCGTTGCGCGGAGACGCGCGGATGATCGCGACGATGCTCGCCGGGCGCGACGCCGAGCTGGCGGAGACCGCCGCGAAGTGGCTCGCGGAGAACACCGGCCGGAACGCCGCCGGATGA